The Chondrinema litorale genomic interval AAAAGAAGCGTTGTTGGGAATTTAATCCGAACATACCTTCAAGACTTGTTGCAAATAACTGGCAGATACAGCTTGAGAAAAACGGAGGATGATGCCATTGGGGAATTCTATTTCTACGCCTTGAAGCATTGGTTTTTCATAGTTTACAGCAATAAACTTTGCTGATTTTTCTTTTGGAGCTGATTCCGATTTTAGTTTTTTGTAACGAGACACCCAGTAAGGCAAGATATGAAGTGGTAAATTATGTTGTAGGCTGTAAGCTTTTTGAGTCGATCCGCTAGACAACCAGTCTTCAACTACGGGAAACATTTCTTTGGAGGTGTACATAATTACTTTTTCAGCTAAGTAAAGCAATTACCATCTAATGTAATAGGCTGGTTTATGGGAGGGATACATTTGAAATTGGTAGAAAGTAATCTAAATGAACTATGTTCTCTTTGTGTTCTTCTTTTAATACTCGATTGACAATTTCTTGCCTTTCATT includes:
- the tnpA gene encoding IS66 family insertion sequence element accessory protein TnpA; translated protein: MYTSKEMFPVVEDWLSSGSTQKAYSLQHNLPLHILPYWVSRYKKLKSESAPKEKSAKFIAVNYEKPMLQGVEIEFPNGIILRFSQAVSASYLQQVLKVCSD